A stretch of Saccharothrix texasensis DNA encodes these proteins:
- a CDS encoding ABC transporter substrate-binding protein produces the protein MRKHPLRLAAAVAAALALVMTGCSSGGDSGDPNTLKVWWWETDDSALSTAWKQAVSIFEQEHPGVTVEQELKTYEQMQQSGQLILDSNDTPDVLEYLKGNATAGVVAKAGLLTDLTEVATTRGWKLDNSAQDVGLYDDNGLMGSGKRYGITNYGEYVGVWYNQDLFAQHDVQVPTTFAEFENALKTFADKGVTPLALGSADYPGPHLLYSLALAHMDERSLAAYQRFEGDVDWSAWEKAATTMRQWVDGKYISTDSTGIPAQDAGNAFIAGQYPMFVSGTWWAGQIAEQPTFKTGQFLFPGNELHAGSGGNLWVVPAKAKNKDLAYDFLQITQRPEVQNLLADKGGVPVAAEPGSASSAMGLLVGDRFTELLSGADGGLALYPDFPVAGLNDVLVANTTDLVGGDASPQQVVEAIKAAYDAGKPTA, from the coding sequence ATGCGCAAGCACCCCCTACGGCTGGCCGCCGCGGTGGCCGCCGCCTTGGCGCTGGTGATGACCGGGTGTTCGAGCGGAGGTGACTCCGGGGACCCGAACACGCTCAAGGTGTGGTGGTGGGAGACCGACGACAGCGCGCTGTCGACCGCCTGGAAGCAGGCCGTCTCGATCTTCGAGCAGGAGCACCCCGGCGTCACGGTCGAGCAGGAGCTCAAGACCTACGAGCAGATGCAGCAGTCCGGCCAGCTCATCCTCGACTCCAACGACACCCCCGACGTGCTGGAGTACCTCAAGGGCAACGCCACCGCCGGCGTCGTGGCCAAGGCCGGACTGCTCACCGACCTGACCGAGGTCGCCACGACCCGCGGCTGGAAGCTGGACAACTCCGCCCAGGACGTCGGGCTCTACGACGACAACGGGCTGATGGGGTCGGGCAAGCGCTACGGCATCACGAACTACGGCGAGTACGTCGGCGTCTGGTACAACCAGGACCTGTTCGCCCAGCACGACGTGCAGGTGCCGACGACGTTCGCCGAGTTCGAGAACGCGCTGAAGACGTTCGCCGACAAGGGCGTCACGCCGCTCGCGCTCGGCTCGGCCGACTACCCCGGCCCGCACCTGCTGTACTCCCTCGCGCTCGCGCACATGGACGAGCGGTCCCTGGCCGCCTACCAGCGGTTCGAGGGTGACGTCGACTGGTCGGCCTGGGAGAAGGCCGCCACCACCATGCGCCAGTGGGTGGACGGGAAGTACATCAGCACCGACTCCACCGGCATCCCCGCGCAGGACGCGGGCAACGCGTTCATCGCGGGCCAGTACCCCATGTTCGTCTCCGGCACCTGGTGGGCCGGGCAGATCGCCGAACAACCGACGTTCAAGACCGGCCAGTTCCTCTTCCCCGGCAACGAGCTGCACGCCGGCTCCGGCGGCAACCTGTGGGTCGTGCCCGCGAAGGCCAAGAACAAGGACCTCGCCTACGACTTCCTGCAGATCACCCAGCGGCCCGAGGTGCAGAACCTCCTGGCCGACAAGGGCGGCGTGCCGGTCGCGGCCGAGCCCGGTTCGGCCAGCTCGGCGATGGGCCTGCTGGTCGGCGACCGGTTCACCGAGCTGCTGTCCGGCGCCGACGGCGGGTTGGCCCTCTACCCCGACTTCCCGGTGGCCGGGCTGAACGACGTGCTGGTCGCCAACACCACCGACCTCGTCGGTGGCGACGCGAGCCCGCAGCAGGTGGTCGAGGCGATCAAGGCCGCCTACGACGCCGGGAAGCCGACCGCCTAG
- a CDS encoding carbohydrate ABC transporter permease, which yields MSSANTASLNTATHTVAPRRARKGTSERRGGYWWYILPGAIGFLAVVAVPFGMNLWYSLTSFRGVGDPVFIGFENYQRLLGDPLFWASFRHSVVFIVAMAILPTAIGVVVAAVLFNYISPKFGSKVASFLRATYYLPQILPIAVAGVLWKWMYQPQYGIINTTLRDLGLGGLAQNWLGDSDLAIYAVMNVLVWLQIGYTVVVFMAGLSRVDPALYEAAELDGATWFQQFRTITLNQLRPEIAVVLITTSVAALKVFAPIFVLTRGGPGTSTIVPAYFSFSNFFTTTKVGYGAAVASVLALMISVVAVALLRYQTRNSEGFEDGRG from the coding sequence ATGTCCTCAGCGAACACAGCCTCGCTCAACACAGCCACGCACACCGTCGCGCCACGCCGGGCGCGCAAGGGCACGTCCGAACGCCGAGGCGGCTACTGGTGGTACATCCTGCCCGGCGCGATCGGGTTCCTCGCCGTCGTCGCCGTGCCGTTCGGGATGAACCTCTGGTACAGCCTCACGTCCTTCCGGGGCGTCGGCGACCCGGTGTTCATCGGGTTCGAGAACTACCAGCGACTGCTCGGCGACCCGCTGTTCTGGGCGTCGTTCCGGCACAGCGTGGTGTTCATCGTGGCCATGGCGATCCTCCCGACCGCCATCGGGGTGGTGGTCGCGGCCGTGCTGTTCAACTACATCTCGCCGAAGTTCGGGTCGAAGGTGGCGAGCTTCCTGCGCGCCACCTACTACCTGCCGCAGATCCTGCCGATCGCGGTGGCGGGCGTGCTGTGGAAGTGGATGTACCAACCGCAGTACGGGATCATCAACACCACCCTGCGCGACCTCGGCCTCGGCGGGCTCGCGCAGAACTGGCTCGGCGACTCCGACCTGGCCATCTACGCGGTGATGAACGTGCTGGTCTGGCTCCAGATCGGCTACACCGTGGTGGTGTTCATGGCCGGGCTGTCCCGGGTCGACCCCGCGCTCTACGAAGCCGCCGAGCTGGACGGCGCGACCTGGTTCCAGCAGTTCCGCACCATCACGCTCAACCAGCTGCGGCCGGAGATCGCGGTCGTGCTGATCACCACCTCGGTGGCCGCGCTGAAGGTGTTCGCGCCGATCTTCGTGCTCACCCGCGGCGGGCCGGGCACCAGCACGATCGTGCCCGCCTACTTCTCCTTCTCCAACTTCTTCACCACCACCAAGGTCGGTTACGGCGCCGCGGTGGCGTCCGTGCTGGCGCTGATGATCTCGGTCGTCGCGGTCGCGCTGCTGCGCTACCAGACCCGCAACTCCGAAGGGTTCGAAGATGGCCGTGGATAG
- a CDS encoding glycoside hydrolase family 13 protein translates to MTLDQTVTPAPAPAPAPTPATAPWWTSAVVYQVYPRSFADSNGDGIGDLPGLTARLDHLQRLGVDVIWLSPVYASPHADNGYDISDYQAIDPAFGTLGDFDRLLAEVHARGMKLVMDLVVNHTSDQHPWFVESRSSEHNPKRDWYWWRPPREGFEAGQPGAEPTNWESFFSGPTWTLDETTGEYYLHLFAPQQPDLNWENPEVRHAVHEMMRWWLDRGVDGFRMDVINLISKDPDLPDGATTGAGGLGDGFPHYGTGPRIHEFLQEMHREVFYGRPGELLTVGEMPGVTWEDARLFTDPRRRELDMVFQFEHVSLDHGPGGKFDPRPLDLRDLKASLGRWQTELGEVGWNSLYWNNHDQPRVVSRFGDDREHWRESATALATVLHLHRGTPYVYQGEELGMTNAPFAGVHELRDVESLNHYAEAVAAGGETDAVLRGLRAMGRDNARTPVQWDASPHAGFTTGEPWLPVNPNHTWLNARAQYDDPDSVFNHYRRLIELRHALPVIAHGDFRMLLADEPHLYAYERTLDDDRLLVVANLSGTTHTTALDSEWSATDLLLSNVGEPTVVNGRIVLEPWSAHVFMK, encoded by the coding sequence ATGACTCTCGACCAGACGGTCACCCCGGCCCCGGCCCCGGCCCCGGCCCCGACCCCTGCCACCGCCCCGTGGTGGACCTCCGCCGTGGTCTACCAGGTGTACCCGCGCAGCTTCGCCGACTCCAACGGCGACGGCATCGGCGACCTGCCCGGCCTCACCGCGCGGTTGGACCACCTGCAGCGGCTCGGTGTCGACGTGATCTGGCTGTCGCCGGTCTACGCCTCACCGCACGCCGACAACGGCTACGACATCTCCGACTACCAGGCGATCGATCCCGCGTTCGGCACGCTGGGCGACTTCGACCGCCTGCTGGCGGAGGTGCACGCCCGCGGCATGAAGCTGGTGATGGACCTGGTGGTCAACCACACCTCCGACCAGCACCCCTGGTTCGTGGAGTCCCGCTCCTCCGAGCACAACCCGAAACGCGACTGGTACTGGTGGCGCCCGCCGCGCGAGGGGTTCGAAGCCGGGCAACCCGGCGCGGAGCCCACCAACTGGGAGTCGTTCTTCTCCGGCCCCACGTGGACCCTCGACGAGACGACGGGGGAGTACTACCTGCACCTGTTCGCGCCCCAGCAGCCGGACCTGAACTGGGAGAACCCCGAAGTGCGGCACGCCGTGCACGAGATGATGCGCTGGTGGCTGGACCGGGGCGTGGACGGCTTCCGGATGGACGTCATCAACCTCATCTCCAAGGACCCCGACCTGCCCGACGGCGCCACCACCGGTGCCGGCGGCCTCGGTGACGGGTTCCCGCACTACGGCACGGGACCGCGCATCCACGAGTTCCTCCAGGAGATGCACCGCGAGGTGTTCTACGGCCGGCCGGGCGAGCTGTTGACGGTGGGGGAGATGCCCGGGGTCACCTGGGAGGACGCCCGGCTGTTCACCGACCCGCGACGACGCGAGCTGGACATGGTGTTCCAGTTCGAGCACGTCTCCCTCGACCACGGCCCCGGCGGCAAGTTCGACCCGCGCCCGCTGGACCTGCGCGACCTCAAAGCTTCGCTGGGCCGGTGGCAGACCGAGCTGGGCGAGGTCGGCTGGAACAGCCTGTACTGGAACAACCACGACCAACCCCGCGTGGTGTCCCGCTTCGGCGACGACCGCGAGCACTGGCGCGAGTCGGCGACCGCGCTGGCCACCGTGCTGCACCTGCACCGCGGCACGCCCTACGTCTACCAGGGCGAAGAGCTGGGCATGACCAACGCGCCGTTCGCCGGCGTGCACGAGCTGCGCGACGTCGAATCCCTCAACCACTACGCCGAGGCCGTCGCCGCAGGTGGCGAGACCGACGCGGTGCTGCGCGGACTGCGTGCGATGGGCCGCGACAACGCCCGCACCCCGGTGCAGTGGGACGCGAGCCCCCACGCCGGGTTCACCACCGGCGAGCCGTGGCTGCCGGTCAACCCCAACCACACCTGGCTCAACGCCCGAGCCCAGTACGACGACCCGGACTCCGTCTTCAACCACTACCGACGGCTCATCGAGCTGCGCCACGCGCTCCCCGTGATCGCCCACGGCGACTTCCGGATGCTCCTGGCCGACGAACCCCACCTCTACGCCTACGAACGCACCCTGGACGACGACCGCCTGCTCGTCGTGGCCAACCTCAGCGGCACAACGCACACCACCGCCCTGGACAGCGAGTGGTCCGCCACCGACCTGCTGCTGTCCAACGTCGGCGAGCCGACTGTCGTGAACGGCCGGATCGTCCTGGAACCGTGGTCGGCACACGTTTTCATGAAATAA
- a CDS encoding carbohydrate ABC transporter permease produces the protein MAVDSLEKPAATVTPPSEPSARRIKRRKRGVSGWVVLTLVAGLGLLMLFPFWIAIINAFKPAPDYIANGPVSLPTELDFSALVDFWGGVDFNRKLLNSVVISGSVALIAVALSLLSAFAIGIGRIRGRVWILALFMLAFTIPQEALVYPLFVLTRDLGLYDTMTGVIVILAVLQSAFGTYMLSSVLGTFPPEVLEAARLDGATRFQVLRLVVLPLTRPTMAVLMTFFFIWTWNDFFLPLVLLPSADNQTVSVALGALSGQYTSDPTALAAASLAGILPALVFFLLFQRTLMRGVNLGAVK, from the coding sequence ATGGCCGTGGATAGCCTGGAGAAGCCGGCCGCGACCGTGACGCCCCCGTCCGAGCCCTCCGCGCGCCGGATCAAGCGCCGCAAGCGCGGTGTCAGCGGCTGGGTGGTGCTCACCCTGGTCGCCGGTCTCGGCCTGCTGATGCTGTTCCCGTTCTGGATCGCGATCATCAACGCGTTCAAACCCGCGCCCGACTACATCGCCAACGGACCGGTCTCGCTGCCCACCGAACTGGACTTCTCCGCGCTGGTCGACTTCTGGGGCGGTGTCGACTTCAACCGCAAGCTGCTCAACAGCGTCGTGATCAGCGGCAGCGTGGCCCTGATCGCGGTGGCGCTGAGCCTGCTGTCCGCCTTCGCCATCGGCATCGGCCGCATCCGCGGCCGGGTGTGGATCCTGGCGCTGTTCATGCTCGCGTTCACCATCCCGCAGGAAGCCTTGGTGTACCCGCTGTTCGTGCTCACCCGCGACCTCGGGCTCTACGACACCATGACCGGGGTCATCGTCATCCTGGCCGTGCTCCAGAGCGCGTTCGGCACCTACATGCTGTCCTCGGTGCTGGGCACGTTCCCGCCGGAAGTGCTGGAGGCCGCACGGCTCGACGGCGCGACCCGCTTCCAGGTGCTCCGGCTCGTCGTCCTGCCGCTGACCAGGCCGACCATGGCGGTGCTGATGACGTTCTTCTTCATCTGGACCTGGAACGACTTCTTCCTGCCCTTGGTGCTGCTGCCCTCGGCGGACAACCAGACCGTGTCGGTCGCGCTCGGCGCGCTCAGCGGCCAGTACACCAGCGACCCCACGGCGCTGGCCGCCGCGTCGCTGGCGGGCATCCTGCCCGCGCTGGTGTTCTTCCTGCTCTTCCAACGCACGCTCATGCGCGGCGTGAACCTCGGCGCGGTCAAATAA